In Thermothelomyces thermophilus ATCC 42464 chromosome 2, complete sequence, a single window of DNA contains:
- a CDS encoding hydrogenase/reductase-like protein, translated as MVTLNQIRASNSIVGTSLGPGLVAVFAGATSGIGEATLKQFVKHAVKPRIYFLGRSKGSGDRVRAELQKINPEGEYNFISVDVSLLRSVDDVCREIGAKESAINLLFLSTGTIVRGNETAEGLHYFAAVAYYARMRFVVNLLPLLQRATGLRRVVTVAAGTKEGLVDAGDMQGRRASVRALRGHVASLATLALEAVAARRAPGVAFVHDYPGYVQTPLGQRDATGLTAVVLAAANAVLGLLAPLIAVPLDESGERHLFLATSARFPPRDINGDGGGSESGGGDGSGVPLPAGVAVARGTDGETGSGVYSVDQDAESAPAKVERLLDGLRKDGTAEKVWTDLETEFVRITGATSI; from the exons ATGGTTACTCTAAATCAGATCCGAGCCTCCAACTCCATAGTCGGGACGAGTTTGGGCCCCGGCCTGGTGGCCGTCTTCGCCGGCGCGACGAGCGGCATCGGCGAGGCCACGCTGAAGCAGTTTGTCAAGCATGCCGTGAAGCCCCGGATCTACTTTCTCGGGCGGTCCAAGGGCTCGGGCGACCGGGTGCGGGCCGAGCTGCAAAAGATCAATCCCGAGGGCGAGTACAACTTCATCAGCGTCGACGTCAGCCTGCTCCGCTCGGTGGACGACGTCTGCCGCGAAATTGGGGCCAAGGAGTCGGCCATCAATCTTCTGTTCCTGAGCACGGGGACGATAGTGAGAGGAAACG AGACCGCCGAAGGCCTGCACTACTTTGCCGCCGTGGCCTACTACGCCCGGATGCGTTTCGTCGTCAACCtcctgccgctgctgcagcGCGCGACCGGCCTGCGCCGGGTCGtcaccgtcgccgccggcacCAAGGAGGGCCTTGTGGACGCGGGCGACATGCAGGGGCGCAGGGCTTCCGTGCGGGCCCTGCGCGGCCACGTCGCCTCGCTCGCGACGCTCGCCCTcgaggccgtcgccgcccgccgcgcccCGGGCGTCGCCTTCGTCCACGACTACCCGGGCTACGTCCAGACTCCGCTCGGGCAGAGGGACGCCACCGGCCtcaccgccgtcgtcctggCTGCCGCCAACGCCGTCCTCGGCCTGCTCGCCCCGCTCATCGCCGTCCCGCTCGACGAGTCGGGAGAGCGCCACCTGTTCCTGGCGACGAGCGCCCGGTTCCCGCCCCGCGATATtaacggcgacggcggcggcagcgagaGCGGTGGTGGCGACGGTAGCGGGGTCCCGCTGCCGGCCGGGGTCGCCGTCGCGCGCGGGACGGATGGCGAGACCGGCAGCGGCGTGTACTCGGTCGACCAGGACGCCGAGAGCGCGCCGGCCAAGGTCGAGCGCCTCCTCGACGGGTTGAGGAAGGACGGCACGGCCGAAAAGGTGTGGACCGATCTCGAGACGGAGTTTGTCCGCATCACCGGGGCTACGTCTATATGA
- a CDS encoding glycoside hydrolase family 43 protein (CAZy_ID 268024), whose product MRLKSGLAGALAWGTTAAAAAAVARVGAGAAANSTYYNPILPGWHSDPSCVQVEGIFYCVTSTFISFPGLPIYASRDLINWKHVSHVWNRESQLPGYSWATEGQQEGMYAATIRHREGVFYVICEYLGVGGRDAGVLFRATDPFDDAAWSDALTFAAPKIDPDLFWDDDGTAYVATQGVQVQRMDLDTGAIGPPVPLWNGTGGVWPEGPHIYRRADHYYLMIAEGGTAEDHAITIARSDRLTGPYVSCPHNPILTNRGTDEYFQTVGHGDLFQDAAGNWWGVALATRSGPEYRVYPMGRETVLFPVTWREGDWPVLQPVRGAMSGWPLPPPTRDLPGDGPFNADPDVYDFAGGGAEAGEEAMPRNLVHWRVPREGAFATTARGLRVALGRNRLDGWPGGAEPAARAVSFVGRRQTDSLFTFSVDLAFAPDADGQEAGVTAFLTQLANLQLGLVRLDGGQLRLRFNASGHVRDTAVPEEWTEVGSCDGGDDGGDGGDGVVRVRLEIRMAAEDPSSYRFAAMLASDPDPDRTRIEVGTAPAELLSGGSGSFVGTLLGVYATCNGAGEGIDCPAGTPDAYFTRWRYTGEGQFYTETDLVPPDEGQGKGKGKGNGKGKGNGNGNGKAAKRSRFVG is encoded by the coding sequence ATGAGACTCAAGTCGGGACTGGCCGGGGCGCTGGCCTGGGgaacgacggcggcggcggcggcggcggtggcgagaGTGGGAGCCGGCGCGGCCGCGAACTCGACCTACTACAACCCGATCCTCCCCGGGTGGCACTCGGACCCGTCGTGCGTGCAGGTGGAGGGGATCTTCTACTGCGTGACGTCGACCTTCATCTCGTTCCCCGGCCTGCCCATCTACGCGTCCCGGGACCTGATCAACTGGAAGCACGTCAGCCACGTGTGGAACCGCGAGTCCCAGCTGCCCGGGTACAGCTGGGCGACGGAGGGCCAGCAGGAGGGCATGTACGCGGCGACGATCCGGCACCGCGAGGGCGTCTTCTATGTCATCTGCGAGTACCTGGGCGTCGGCGGCAGGGACGCCGGCGTGCTCTTCCGGGCGACGGACCCGTTCGACGACGCGGCCTGGAGCGACGCCCTGACCTTCGCCGCGCCCAAGATCGACCCGGACCTGTTCTGGGACGACGACGGGACGGCCTACGTGGCGACGCAGGGCGTGCAGGTGCAGCGCATGGACCTCGACACGGGCGCCATCGGCCCGCCCGTGCCGCTGTGGAACGGGACGGGCGGGGTGTGGCCCGAGGGCCCGCACATCTACCGCCGCGCCGACCACTACTACCTCATGATCGCCGAGGGCGGCACGGCCGAGGACCACGCCATCACCATCGCCCGCAGCGACCGGCTGACGGGGCCCTACGTCTCCTGCCCGCACAACCCGATCCTGACCAACCGCGGCACGGACGAGTACTTCCAGACGGTCGGCCACGGCGACCTCTTCCAGGACGCCGCCGGCAACTGGTGGGGCGTCGCCCTGGCCACGCGCTCCGGCCCGGAGTACCGCGTCTACCCGATGGGGCGCGAGACCGTGCTGTTCCCCGTCACCTGGCGCGAGGGCGACTGGCCGGTCCTGCAGCCCGTGCGCGGCGCCATGTCGGGctggccgctgccgccgccgacgcgcgACCTGCCCGGCGACGGGCCCTTCAACGCGGACCCGGACGTGTACGACTTTGCCGGGGGGGGAGCCGAGGCGGGGGAGGAGGCGATGCCGCGGAACCTGGTGCACTGGCGGGTCCCGCGCGAGGGCGCCTTCGCGACCACGGCGCGCGGGCTCCGCGTCGCGCTGGGGCGCAACCGGCTCGACGGCTGGCCCGGGGGCGCCGAGCCGGCCGCCAGGGCCGTCTCCTTCGTGGGGCGCCGCCAGACCGACAGCCTCTTCACCTTCAGCGTCGACCTGGCCTTCGCGCCCGACGCGGACGGCCAGGAGGCCGGCGTGACCGCGTTCCTGACCCAGCTCGCCAACCTGCAGCTCGGCCTGGTCCGCCTCGACGGCGGCCAGCTGCGGCTCCGCTTCAACGCGTCGGGCCACGTCCGCGATACCGCGGTGCCGGAGGAGTGGACCGAGGTCGGCAGCTGTGACGGCGGTGACGACGGCggtgacggcggcgacggcgtcgtcCGGGTCCGGCTGGAGATCCGGATGGCGGCCGAGGACCCGAGCTCGTACCGGTTCGCGGCCATGCTGGCGTCcgacccggacccggaccgGACCCGGATCGAGGTCGGCACCGCGCCGGCCGAGCTGCTCAGcggcggctccggctcctTCGTCGGCACCCTGCTCGGCGTCTACGCCACCTGCAACGGGGCCGGGGAGGGCATCGACTGCCCCGCCGGCACGCCCGACGCTTACTTCACCCGGTGGAGGTACACGGGCGAGGGCCAGTTCTACACCGAGACCGATCTCGTCCCGCCCGACGAGGGCCAGGGCAAGGGTAAAGGTAAAGGGAACGGTAAAGGCAagggcaacggcaacggcaacggcaaaGCCGCCAAGAGAAGCAGGTTTGTTGGTTAA